A genomic stretch from Synergistaceae bacterium includes:
- a CDS encoding DUF3473 domain-containing protein produces MNSEILNVFTVDVEDWFCVRNMEAVFPPSTWDDRELRLEGPVAFLLALLKKHGVRATFFVLGWIADRCPGLVRGIYDAGHEIGLHGYEHRRLTAMTRETFETDLRRAFDAVTRIVPRNAIAGYRAPSFSVVEKTAWALESLASFGLRYDSSIVPFSGHPDYGWKNCPVGIHRRSEGILEIPVTPWLGGGYFRLLPGFLSGWILKWANWRGRPAVFYIHPWELDPEQPRIRLPLVRYFRHYVGLSGTKMNLERLLSSFRFGSAEEVLKANGF; encoded by the coding sequence GTGAACTCCGAAATTCTGAATGTCTTTACGGTGGATGTGGAGGACTGGTTTTGCGTCAGAAATATGGAGGCTGTTTTCCCGCCTTCGACCTGGGACGACCGGGAACTTCGGCTGGAAGGCCCTGTAGCCTTTCTGCTGGCGCTTCTGAAAAAACATGGCGTGCGTGCGACCTTTTTCGTGCTGGGCTGGATAGCGGATCGGTGTCCGGGGCTGGTGCGGGGGATTTACGACGCCGGTCATGAAATTGGCCTGCATGGCTACGAACACAGGCGCCTTACCGCGATGACCCGCGAAACCTTCGAAACGGACCTGAGACGCGCCTTCGATGCGGTTACCCGAATCGTTCCCCGAAATGCCATCGCCGGTTATCGGGCGCCTTCGTTTTCTGTCGTGGAAAAAACCGCCTGGGCGCTTGAAAGCCTTGCCTCTTTCGGCCTGAGATACGATTCTTCCATTGTACCGTTTTCCGGACATCCGGATTATGGATGGAAAAATTGCCCGGTCGGGATTCATCGTCGGTCTGAGGGGATTTTGGAAATTCCTGTAACTCCCTGGTTGGGGGGAGGGTATTTTCGTCTCCTTCCCGGCTTTTTGAGCGGCTGGATCCTGAAGTGGGCGAATTGGCGCGGGCGTCCTGCGGTTTTTTACATTCATCCCTGGGAGCTGGATCCGGAGCAGCCCCGGATTCGACTTCCCCTCGTCAGGTATTTTCGTCATTATGTTGGGCTGAGCGGGACGAAAATGAACCTCGAACGGCTGCTGTCGTCCTTTCGTTTTGGTTCTGCGGAAGAGGTTCTGAAAGCAAATGGATTTTAG
- a CDS encoding glycosyltransferase: protein MKILLVNKAYYPHSGGVETVVRQIAEGMRQRGNEATVLCFGNRDSREEIGGVKICRVRPLGHIGSAPAGLRFIREFFRLSKEADVINLHSPNPMGEAALLLVSCLRPSFLRGKKIICTYHGDAQRPKVLLPFYDALLRRFLGRCDGVVVSSPPLSGSSRVLKAVAEKISVVPIGVRTRDYAGYDETALARARWLLRDLPLPSFRVMFAGRMVYYKGLEVLMEAMRKVKLREVRFGKNTLPICAFLVGSGPEERDIKRLAVEYALGDHVLVLPHQPEKVYRALFGLADCFVLPSTHKTEAYGIVLAEAMASGLPVVSTELGTGTSWVNLDGETGIVVPPGDSDALAEAMIYLADHQKERKEMAAESLARSRRFFEESAMLDTCETLFRTDASMNVAMNVFGNVPGGAGLPERA from the coding sequence ATGAAAATTTTGCTGGTGAATAAGGCTTATTACCCTCATTCTGGGGGAGTGGAAACCGTTGTCCGTCAGATCGCCGAGGGGATGCGGCAACGGGGAAACGAGGCGACCGTGCTGTGCTTCGGAAACCGCGACTCCAGGGAGGAAATCGGCGGCGTGAAAATCTGCCGGGTCCGTCCCCTGGGGCACATTGGCAGCGCCCCAGCGGGGTTGCGTTTTATCCGTGAGTTCTTCAGGCTTTCGAAGGAGGCGGACGTGATCAACCTGCATTCTCCCAATCCCATGGGAGAGGCCGCGCTTTTGCTGGTTTCCTGTTTGCGGCCCTCGTTCCTGCGGGGCAAAAAAATAATCTGCACCTATCATGGCGATGCTCAGAGGCCAAAAGTTTTGCTTCCCTTCTATGACGCTCTGCTGCGGCGCTTTTTGGGGCGGTGTGACGGGGTCGTCGTGTCGAGTCCCCCTCTCTCCGGAAGTTCAAGAGTGCTGAAAGCGGTTGCGGAAAAAATCTCCGTCGTTCCCATCGGCGTACGAACGCGGGACTACGCGGGATATGACGAAACTGCGCTGGCCAGAGCCCGATGGCTGCTGCGAGATCTCCCCCTGCCTTCCTTCAGGGTGATGTTCGCCGGTCGAATGGTGTACTACAAGGGACTGGAAGTTTTAATGGAGGCCATGCGAAAGGTGAAATTACGGGAGGTTCGGTTCGGTAAAAACACCCTTCCGATCTGCGCGTTTCTGGTGGGATCCGGTCCGGAGGAGCGGGATATAAAACGACTCGCGGTGGAATATGCCCTTGGAGATCATGTCCTTGTTCTCCCTCATCAGCCGGAAAAGGTTTATCGGGCGCTTTTCGGGCTGGCCGACTGTTTTGTGCTTCCCTCGACTCATAAAACGGAAGCCTACGGCATCGTTCTGGCGGAGGCCATGGCTTCGGGGCTGCCGGTGGTCAGCACGGAGCTCGGAACGGGAACCTCCTGGGTCAACCTGGATGGAGAAACCGGAATTGTGGTTCCTCCCGGAGATTCCGACGCGCTTGCCGAAGCGATGATCTACCTCGCGGACCATCAAAAGGAGCGGAAGGAAATGGCGGCCGAATCTCTGGCCAGATCCCGCCGTTTTTTCGAGGAATCCGCCATGCTGGATACCTGCGAAACGCTTTTCCGAACGGATGCTTCCATGAATGTTGCTATGAATGTTTTCGGGAATGTTCCCGGCGGGGCCGGACTTCCGGAGCGCGCGTAA
- a CDS encoding ABC transporter ATP-binding protein, with product MSSIRLTNVFLDFPIDVHRGSVRRHLIDKLKIKKHDFSQENYFRALDGINLQIREGERLGLIGLNGAGKTTLLKVIAGIYFPTGGEISVEGRVDSFLNPSAGIRSDATGYENIVNQLLYKGCSVKTIKALLPEIIEFSELEDFIHVPIQKYSAGMLARLNFSVTTSVEPDILILDEWLSAGDFEFLRKAQERMRRIASQSKILVLASHDMNLIRSVCSTAAVLRDGRIVSGSSPDEAVDFYMEGQAG from the coding sequence ATGTCCAGCATTCGTCTGACAAACGTCTTTCTGGATTTTCCGATTGATGTGCATCGGGGATCGGTGAGACGGCATCTTATCGATAAACTGAAAATAAAAAAACATGATTTTTCTCAGGAAAACTATTTCCGGGCTCTTGACGGCATCAATCTGCAAATCCGCGAAGGAGAGCGTCTGGGGCTCATCGGGCTGAACGGCGCGGGAAAAACGACGCTCCTGAAGGTCATCGCCGGCATCTATTTTCCCACCGGAGGAGAAATTTCCGTCGAAGGCCGGGTCGACAGTTTTTTGAACCCCTCCGCAGGGATTCGCAGCGATGCCACAGGGTACGAAAATATCGTCAACCAGCTTTTATACAAGGGGTGCTCGGTGAAGACGATAAAGGCTCTTCTTCCTGAAATTATAGAGTTCTCTGAACTGGAGGATTTTATCCACGTTCCAATACAGAAGTATTCCGCCGGGATGCTGGCGCGTCTGAATTTTTCTGTGACGACGTCGGTTGAGCCGGACATTCTGATTTTGGATGAATGGCTGAGCGCCGGAGATTTCGAGTTTCTTCGGAAGGCTCAGGAGAGGATGCGGCGTATCGCGAGCCAGTCCAAAATTTTGGTTCTGGCGTCCCATGACATGAATCTGATTCGTTCTGTTTGCAGTACGGCGGCAGTTCTGCGGGACGGGCGAATTGTGAGCGGCTCTTCTCCGGATGAGGCCGTGGATTTTTATATGGAGGGACAGGCCGGATGA
- the glf gene encoding UDP-galactopyranose mutase codes for MVDFSGLKNLVVGAGFWGAVIAERLASQLNEKVVVIDKNRHPGGASWSEIDPETGIECHLYGSHIFHTSLERVWDYVSKFTSFTNYRHRVLTTYRDRVYPLPVGLGLINAFYGLNLKPCEVPDFIRRETRGEKGPDDAANLEEKAISLVGRPLYEAFIRGYTKKQWGRDPKDLPAEIISRLPVRTTWNLDYFDAIYQGVPAEGYGKFFERLLSNPRIDFFPGVDFYDIDCKIPEDCTVFFSGAIDRFFDYRYGSLEWRSLCFEFRTEPVSDFQGTSVMNYADEAIPWTRVHEFKHFHPERETKEGVTRLCTEYPSIWRGEKDSPYYPVNDRRNGELFQKYAKAASRLKNVVPGGRLGSYRYCDMDRTVDDALAAFEKHVASRRERF; via the coding sequence ATGGTGGATTTTTCCGGACTGAAAAATTTGGTGGTGGGGGCCGGGTTCTGGGGGGCGGTTATCGCGGAACGCCTGGCGTCGCAGCTGAATGAGAAAGTTGTGGTTATCGATAAAAACAGACATCCCGGCGGCGCCTCCTGGTCTGAAATCGACCCGGAAACAGGGATAGAATGTCACCTGTACGGCTCGCACATTTTCCACACCAGTCTGGAACGCGTCTGGGATTACGTTTCAAAGTTCACCTCCTTTACGAACTACAGGCACAGGGTTCTGACGACTTATCGAGACAGGGTTTATCCGCTTCCTGTGGGATTGGGGCTGATCAACGCCTTTTACGGGCTCAATCTGAAGCCCTGCGAAGTTCCGGATTTCATTCGTCGGGAGACCCGGGGGGAGAAAGGTCCGGACGACGCCGCAAACCTGGAGGAAAAGGCCATTTCTCTCGTCGGTCGTCCTCTCTACGAGGCGTTCATTCGGGGCTACACGAAGAAGCAATGGGGAAGGGACCCGAAGGATCTGCCTGCTGAAATTATCTCGCGGCTTCCGGTGCGAACCACCTGGAATTTGGACTATTTCGACGCGATTTATCAGGGCGTTCCGGCGGAAGGGTATGGAAAATTCTTCGAACGCCTGCTTTCCAACCCAAGGATCGACTTTTTCCCCGGCGTGGATTTTTATGACATTGATTGTAAAATTCCCGAAGACTGCACGGTTTTCTTCAGCGGAGCCATCGACCGTTTTTTCGATTACAGATACGGCAGTCTGGAATGGCGAAGCCTTTGTTTCGAATTTCGGACGGAGCCCGTTTCGGATTTTCAGGGGACTTCCGTTATGAACTACGCGGACGAAGCGATCCCCTGGACTCGCGTTCACGAGTTCAAACATTTTCATCCCGAACGCGAGACGAAAGAGGGCGTAACGCGGCTCTGCACCGAATATCCGAGCATCTGGAGAGGCGAAAAGGACAGCCCGTACTATCCCGTCAACGACAGACGTAACGGCGAACTTTTTCAGAAATACGCGAAAGCCGCCTCTCGACTGAAAAACGTGGTCCCTGGTGGTCGTTTGGGTTCTTACCGATATTGCGACATGGACCGAACCGTTGACGACGCGCTTGCGGCCTTTGAAAAGCACGTCGCATCCCGGCGTGAACGCTTCTGA
- a CDS encoding glycosyltransferase, whose translation MYLRGVPLGEVLRLPPGSRVCFDTYFNSFSLKKWLEWTALTRLTLELNLKGDVVVELFGLDWQKGEVKKTVLAVEPVHAPERMDVLLPCPRNDHTLVAFSLSSHGDSIIYGGRYLAEVSPEFPRPVKIALVICTYKKEEDVKRNLRLLHDGVKELSIFVVDNGRTLGTPPETCGNLRIFHNRNTGGAGGFTRGLMEVTASDCACTHILLMDDDVSISLNSLERLKKFLSLLREDAASAVVGGAMLRRDNPSIQEENGAWIVADVKEGVRQIPGEPFANLSSREAVVKNETVKSAQKNGKRYQPWYFCCFPASAAGPENLPLPLFLRGDDVEYSLRNFNKFINMNGLCVWHDSFEKKTSNMLHYFINRNLCIIMVFSLGLPGKNVLRRVRINLRNQLYRYNYNAAEAILDGFSDFLGGPRRLAEMSPESVLERQSARNEAMIPRVESCSSPDEQKETVGVLRQFLFRGLFRLTVGGHWLPSIFFAPEGVLSTSAPYDPYRCFLKKSLRIVDFQEGKELRRNINRIRCLRIVVRWFLLRLCLAFRWRKLRQEWAEQGMRLMTREFWKQYLNL comes from the coding sequence ATGTATCTGCGGGGTGTTCCCCTGGGAGAAGTTCTCAGGCTTCCGCCGGGGAGCCGGGTCTGTTTCGATACGTATTTCAATTCATTTTCATTGAAAAAGTGGCTCGAATGGACAGCCCTGACCCGCCTGACCCTTGAGCTGAACCTGAAGGGGGACGTTGTCGTCGAATTGTTCGGACTGGACTGGCAAAAGGGAGAGGTTAAAAAGACGGTTCTGGCCGTTGAACCCGTCCACGCGCCGGAACGGATGGACGTGTTGCTGCCTTGCCCCCGCAACGACCATACGCTGGTGGCTTTTTCGCTCTCTTCTCACGGCGACTCCATCATTTATGGCGGGAGGTATCTGGCGGAGGTTTCGCCGGAATTTCCGCGTCCGGTCAAAATTGCCCTCGTCATATGCACATATAAAAAGGAAGAGGACGTGAAACGCAACCTTCGGCTTCTTCACGACGGCGTAAAGGAACTGTCGATTTTTGTTGTGGACAACGGACGGACTTTGGGGACTCCTCCGGAGACCTGCGGGAATCTGCGCATTTTTCACAACAGAAACACCGGAGGGGCCGGGGGGTTCACCAGAGGCCTTATGGAGGTCACCGCTTCGGACTGCGCCTGCACTCACATCCTGCTCATGGACGACGACGTTTCGATCAGTCTGAACTCGCTGGAGCGTCTGAAAAAATTTCTGAGCCTGCTGAGGGAAGATGCGGCGTCTGCCGTTGTGGGAGGGGCTATGCTCCGCAGGGACAATCCCTCCATTCAGGAGGAAAACGGAGCCTGGATCGTCGCCGACGTGAAAGAAGGCGTTCGCCAGATCCCCGGAGAGCCTTTTGCGAACCTTTCTTCACGGGAAGCGGTCGTAAAAAACGAAACGGTGAAATCTGCCCAGAAAAACGGAAAACGTTACCAGCCCTGGTATTTTTGCTGTTTTCCCGCTTCCGCGGCGGGGCCCGAAAATCTGCCTCTGCCCCTGTTCCTCCGCGGAGACGATGTGGAGTACAGTTTACGCAACTTCAATAAATTTATCAATATGAATGGGCTCTGCGTCTGGCATGATTCCTTTGAGAAAAAAACGAGCAACATGCTGCATTATTTTATAAATCGCAACCTTTGTATCATTATGGTTTTTTCTCTGGGGCTGCCCGGAAAAAACGTTCTGCGTCGGGTGCGGATCAACCTGCGCAACCAGCTGTACCGGTACAACTACAACGCGGCGGAGGCGATACTGGATGGTTTTTCCGATTTTCTGGGAGGGCCGCGCCGCCTGGCGGAAATGTCGCCGGAGTCCGTTCTGGAGCGGCAGTCCGCCCGAAACGAGGCCATGATTCCCCGGGTCGAATCCTGTTCTTCGCCCGACGAGCAAAAAGAAACGGTTGGAGTTCTGAGGCAATTTCTCTTTCGAGGACTCTTCAGGCTGACGGTGGGCGGACATTGGCTGCCCTCGATATTTTTCGCTCCGGAGGGTGTTCTCTCAACCTCCGCGCCTTACGACCCGTACCGCTGTTTTCTGAAAAAAAGTCTTCGCATCGTTGATTTTCAGGAAGGAAAAGAGCTGCGCAGAAACATAAACCGGATCCGGTGTCTGCGCATCGTCGTCCGGTGGTTTCTGCTGCGCCTTTGTCTGGCATTTCGCTGGAGAAAACTGCGTCAGGAATGGGCTGAACAGGGAATGCGTCTCATGACGAGGGAATTTTGGAAACAATATCTCAATTTATAA
- a CDS encoding ABC transporter permease, protein MIFRIDGADWKGALMDFRETLMLLPGAFLLAWRDVFLRYRGSLLGPFWYTVSTFLQIQFLGYLYPVIFSVRDAVYMRWLSMGLICWQFLSPALMGSEGVFTSARGIYTERRMPYSFFCVKYMILQVLVFLHQLPVVLYCIWRFDIVLRPCHLLSFFLGLVLVTMILFFLSFILGLLCLRFYDIPQLLSLLLYIAFMLTPVFWMPQMAASREALIRYNPFCYLLDVMRSPLMGADTEPASWAVALAALFLSALVAFILFARCRKRIAFY, encoded by the coding sequence ATGATATTTCGAATCGACGGGGCGGACTGGAAGGGGGCGCTCATGGATTTTCGCGAGACGCTGATGCTTCTGCCCGGGGCGTTTTTGCTGGCCTGGCGGGATGTCTTTCTCCGTTACCGGGGGTCGCTGCTGGGGCCTTTTTGGTATACGGTTTCGACGTTTCTGCAAATTCAGTTCCTGGGTTACCTCTATCCTGTGATCTTCAGCGTGAGGGACGCGGTGTATATGCGATGGCTGTCCATGGGGCTCATCTGCTGGCAGTTCCTTTCTCCGGCGCTGATGGGGTCGGAGGGTGTTTTTACCTCCGCCCGGGGCATTTACACGGAGCGCCGGATGCCCTACTCCTTTTTTTGTGTGAAATATATGATTTTGCAGGTGTTGGTTTTTCTCCATCAGCTTCCGGTGGTTTTGTACTGCATTTGGCGCTTCGATATCGTCCTTCGTCCCTGCCATCTTCTTTCGTTCTTTTTGGGGCTGGTCCTGGTGACGATGATCCTGTTTTTTCTCAGCTTCATTCTGGGGCTTTTATGCCTGCGCTTTTACGATATTCCACAGCTTCTGAGCCTGCTTCTGTACATTGCCTTTATGCTCACGCCTGTTTTCTGGATGCCGCAAATGGCCGCTTCCCGTGAGGCGCTTATCCGGTATAACCCCTTCTGTTACCTTCTGGACGTCATGCGCAGTCCGCTCATGGGCGCAGACACGGAGCCCGCTTCCTGGGCGGTGGCGCTGGCCGCGCTTTTTCTGTCCGCTTTGGTCGCTTTCATATTATTCGCAAGATGTCGTAAACGCATCGCGTTTTATTGA
- a CDS encoding class I SAM-dependent methyltransferase produces MDFRVEYWDREASKFDAIYQEDGKLRGWLNKLLRGDMEGRSVFAMEHACLNSHPRVLEIGCGTGIHSKGFLKNGACSVTGVDLSSEMLKIAASRLKSYRDRLELLNGDFMTVDFGAPFDVVTAIGVFDYVTDSLSFMKKAMTLTSKRFIATFPRAGTSRSLLRTLRLVLKGCPVYFYSKAKIARMAERCEARISRCETVGQLFCVVFTPSDGADRDGPVQA; encoded by the coding sequence ATGGATTTTAGAGTCGAGTATTGGGACAGGGAGGCTTCAAAATTTGACGCCATTTACCAGGAAGACGGAAAACTTCGGGGATGGCTCAATAAACTTCTGCGCGGCGACATGGAGGGACGGTCTGTTTTCGCGATGGAACACGCGTGCCTGAACTCTCATCCCCGTGTGCTGGAGATTGGCTGCGGTACGGGAATTCACTCCAAAGGATTCCTTAAAAACGGGGCCTGTTCGGTGACCGGCGTGGATTTGTCCTCTGAGATGCTGAAAATAGCCGCTTCAAGGCTGAAAAGCTACAGAGACAGGCTCGAACTTCTGAACGGCGATTTTATGACTGTGGATTTCGGAGCTCCTTTCGACGTGGTGACGGCCATAGGCGTTTTCGATTACGTCACGGATTCTCTCTCTTTTATGAAAAAGGCGATGACTTTGACGTCGAAGCGTTTCATCGCCACATTTCCCAGGGCCGGTACGTCGCGTTCGCTTTTGAGAACCCTTCGTCTCGTTCTGAAAGGCTGTCCCGTCTATTTTTATTCGAAGGCGAAGATTGCGCGGATGGCGGAGCGGTGTGAGGCGAGAATCAGCAGGTGCGAGACTGTCGGACAGCTTTTTTGCGTGGTTTTTACCCCATCTGACGGGGCTGACCGGGACGGGCCGGTACAGGCATGA
- a CDS encoding HAD-IA family hydrolase, protein MRDDPPLLSVIVSVCAEGKSLSRCIESIQEQSYAALEIILVPEGAEVKEELIREYAQEDSRIKILPKEKNKGLFKARLAGAGAAAGRYIAFVDGDDWLSVDYFRRLMENALISEADIILSDLAIEKKDGQVCYYNLDNFRLLDLNLEGEQVLESFMNQRGFFWGWYAVCGRIYKKALWDRCRSEWRTLETIKLNYGEDIAFSGVLWRKAQRVTSAHHIYYFFGRREQRIQQDKECLEIAQNLADVFAFFRQGLKSDGKLDGLAGRFEEQFQNFRKLYLKRFFQYYNLTEGKKWKKSLKRILGVEKIEAPEEKEIFLEKFQTNLFPHFTYFEDIKQAILSGKYRHIGFDVFDTLIVRPFFFPSDLFCLLNQPFNDLMKTEGCIDFALMRRTAEQDCRVFYAGRRKNFEDVTLDEIYEYIHLEYCIPREIAEQMKAQEIELELRFCSARKTGMELFKLAQYCGREIILISDMYLPTDVINAVLHKNGYEGYTLFLSNEAGCTKQTGTLYHHVLETLDIEKFCFIGDNYFSDVTQAEKYGIKAFHIPKTIDILKNDNSYFYSGNYFSKMFMPNGSMVDGEGAFWLYPGLRCMLAVAANILYDFPFVSYDRETDFNCDPRIIGAFPLGMFFWAIALWLAEETAQKQIPQIHFVARDGFYIRQAFDLLARYIPGAPKSNYLYASRKALTPLFIREPANLFEVFHESQIKHQSPRKIVKGLEAVISEESRDRAEEICRRAKIPYSKPFGTAGCFYEFVPLFEKYFYDAEKVKNYRREMREYFSGIIQKGDVLFDIGYSARTEFVLSSLLGWPINSYYLHAHEEIFFERQKKGNFHIHTFLNYKPVSAFIVREHLFLPPQPSCVGYDLPAGEPVFDEWKADYPADFIDGVIHDSAMKFVSEYASTFGAVLSRLPMRHMDASLPMEYFLHFVNPNDKKIFACFHLEDDFGMGENFNIESYWHEEASHYRLVHDPAPESFHRPVHDSIPGSSRNLPYSGSIYRDGVLVAAFNKINRWFPYGTRRREWIKKAARILFV, encoded by the coding sequence GTGCGCGACGACCCGCCTTTGCTTTCTGTGATCGTTTCTGTTTGTGCGGAGGGAAAATCTCTTTCGAGGTGCATCGAAAGCATACAGGAACAGTCTTACGCCGCTTTGGAAATTATCCTTGTCCCTGAGGGAGCGGAGGTAAAGGAGGAACTTATTCGGGAGTACGCTCAGGAAGATTCACGTATTAAAATCCTGCCCAAAGAAAAAAATAAGGGTTTGTTCAAGGCCCGGCTTGCCGGCGCCGGAGCCGCCGCAGGACGGTACATCGCGTTTGTGGACGGAGACGACTGGTTATCGGTCGATTATTTCCGGAGACTCATGGAAAACGCTTTGATTTCAGAGGCGGATATTATCCTCTCCGATCTCGCAATCGAAAAAAAAGATGGACAGGTCTGTTATTACAACCTGGACAATTTTCGTCTTTTGGACCTTAATCTTGAAGGAGAGCAGGTTCTGGAGTCTTTTATGAATCAGAGGGGATTCTTTTGGGGCTGGTATGCGGTTTGTGGCAGAATCTATAAAAAGGCTCTGTGGGATCGCTGCCGGAGCGAGTGGAGAACCCTTGAGACAATTAAACTGAATTATGGTGAAGATATTGCCTTTTCCGGTGTTTTATGGCGAAAAGCCCAACGAGTGACCAGCGCGCACCATATTTATTATTTTTTTGGACGTCGGGAACAAAGGATACAGCAGGACAAAGAGTGCCTGGAAATTGCTCAAAATTTGGCCGACGTTTTTGCGTTTTTTCGGCAGGGGCTGAAATCGGATGGAAAATTGGATGGACTCGCCGGGAGATTCGAGGAGCAGTTTCAGAATTTCAGAAAACTGTATCTCAAAAGATTTTTTCAATATTACAACCTCACGGAAGGGAAAAAGTGGAAAAAATCCCTCAAACGTATTTTGGGTGTCGAAAAGATTGAAGCCCCTGAGGAAAAGGAGATTTTTCTGGAAAAATTCCAGACGAATTTATTTCCCCACTTTACGTATTTTGAAGATATAAAACAGGCGATTCTCTCTGGCAAATACAGGCACATCGGTTTTGATGTGTTCGATACGCTGATCGTCAGACCTTTTTTCTTCCCGTCAGACCTCTTCTGTTTACTGAACCAGCCCTTCAATGACCTGATGAAAACGGAAGGCTGCATCGATTTTGCCCTGATGCGCAGAACGGCTGAACAGGATTGCCGCGTCTTTTACGCCGGCAGGCGAAAAAACTTTGAAGACGTTACCCTGGATGAGATCTATGAATATATTCATCTTGAATATTGCATTCCTCGAGAAATCGCCGAGCAGATGAAGGCGCAGGAAATCGAACTTGAACTTCGCTTCTGCAGCGCCCGAAAAACCGGCATGGAACTGTTCAAACTGGCTCAGTACTGCGGCAGGGAGATCATTCTGATTTCCGACATGTATCTGCCGACGGACGTGATCAACGCTGTTTTACACAAAAATGGCTATGAGGGTTACACGTTGTTTTTGTCCAATGAAGCGGGTTGTACCAAACAGACCGGAACGCTGTATCACCATGTTTTGGAAACATTGGATATTGAAAAATTTTGCTTTATCGGCGACAACTATTTCAGCGACGTGACGCAGGCTGAAAAATACGGAATAAAGGCTTTTCATATTCCGAAAACTATAGATATTTTAAAAAACGACAACTCTTATTTTTATTCAGGAAATTATTTTTCAAAAATGTTTATGCCCAATGGAAGTATGGTCGACGGCGAGGGCGCGTTTTGGCTTTATCCCGGTCTTCGATGTATGCTGGCCGTGGCCGCCAATATTCTTTATGATTTTCCCTTCGTTTCTTATGACAGGGAAACGGATTTCAACTGCGACCCCAGGATCATCGGCGCTTTCCCCCTGGGAATGTTCTTTTGGGCCATTGCCCTGTGGCTGGCGGAGGAAACCGCTCAAAAACAGATTCCGCAAATTCATTTTGTCGCACGGGACGGCTTTTACATCAGGCAGGCGTTCGACCTGCTGGCGCGGTATATTCCGGGGGCGCCGAAGTCCAATTACCTTTACGCCTCCAGAAAAGCGCTGACGCCTTTATTCATACGTGAACCCGCCAATTTGTTCGAAGTTTTTCATGAATCGCAGATAAAACATCAGTCTCCTCGAAAGATCGTCAAAGGGCTGGAAGCGGTTATTTCCGAGGAGAGCCGCGATCGCGCCGAGGAAATCTGCAGGAGAGCAAAAATCCCGTATTCAAAGCCCTTTGGGACGGCGGGATGTTTTTACGAGTTTGTTCCTCTTTTTGAAAAGTATTTTTATGACGCCGAAAAAGTGAAAAATTACAGGCGGGAAATGCGGGAGTATTTTTCCGGGATCATCCAGAAAGGAGACGTTCTCTTTGACATTGGGTACAGTGCCCGGACGGAATTTGTGCTGAGCAGTCTTTTGGGCTGGCCGATCAATTCTTATTACCTTCATGCACATGAAGAAATATTTTTCGAACGTCAAAAAAAGGGTAATTTTCATATTCACACTTTTTTGAACTACAAGCCTGTGTCCGCCTTTATCGTACGGGAACATCTCTTTTTGCCCCCGCAGCCCTCCTGCGTCGGATACGACCTGCCGGCAGGGGAGCCGGTGTTTGACGAATGGAAAGCGGATTATCCCGCGGACTTCATCGATGGCGTCATTCATGATTCAGCCATGAAATTTGTCTCCGAATACGCCAGTACCTTTGGAGCGGTCCTGTCGCGTCTGCCGATGCGGCATATGGACGCGAGTCTGCCGATGGAGTATTTTTTACACTTTGTCAATCCTAATGATAAGAAAATTTTTGCCTGTTTTCACCTGGAAGACGACTTTGGTATGGGGGAAAATTTCAACATTGAAAGCTATTGGCATGAAGAAGCCTCGCATTATCGCCTGGTTCATGACCCGGCTCCCGAATCTTTTCATCGGCCGGTTCATGATTCGATCCCCGGTTCTTCCCGTAATCTCCCTTATAGCGGATCAATTTACAGAGATGGCGTCCTGGTTGCGGCTTTCAACAAAATTAACCGATGGTTCCCTTACGGAACCCGCAGAAGAGAGTGGATTAAAAAGGCGGCCCGCATTTTATTTGTGTAA